A single Mustela lutreola isolate mMusLut2 chromosome X, mMusLut2.pri, whole genome shotgun sequence DNA region contains:
- the HMGN5 gene encoding high mobility group nucleosome-binding domain-containing protein 5 isoform X3, with product MPKRKMPMPITPELKPKRTSTPKKMKTKNDIVEKNTDAGAKAIAEKKQEVIKGECDAENGEAKIMEVPAPEKELEEMKEEKNEYVEEEGIEKKEVVEVAREDEKDQEGDGEDQNKKEEKREDGKENKDGKGDRKEDEDGKEKEDGKEEEEKKEKGDEKGKGEDVKEFENEKDTGEEKQEDRKENEDRKEEKSVTEEVGNKEDGGNEKGEDGKESKHGKEEDGTEENGKGDGKDGGKGEENKKKAEVRKEVAEKEVVKKYEKKETQSIV from the exons aaaatgaagacaaaaaatgatatagtggaaaaaaatacagatgcagGTGCCAAAGCAATAGCTGAAAAGAAGCAAGAAGTTATTAAAGGAGAATGTGATGCTGAAAATGGAGAAGCCAAAATTATGGag GTACCAGCTCCTGAAAAAGAActtgaggaaatgaaagaagaaaaaaacgaATATGTTGAAGAAGAGggaatagaaaagaaggaagtagTGGAAGTAGCTAGAGAAGATGAAAAAGAtcaagaaggagatggagaagatcaaaacaaaaaagaagagaaaagagaagatgggaaagagaacaaagatggaaaaggagatagaaaagaagatgaagatggaaaagaaaaagaagatggaaaggaagaagaagagaaaaaagaaaaaggagatgaaaaagggaaaggagaagatgtcaaagaatttgaaaatgaaaaagacacaggagaagaaaagcaagaagacagaaaagagaatgaagatagaaaagaggagaaaagtgtAACTGAGGAAGTTGGAAATAAGGAGGATGgtggaaatgagaaaggagaagatgGAAAAGAGAGCAAACATGGAAAAGAGGAAGATGGAACAGAAGAAAATGGGAAGGGAGATGGGAAAgatggagggaaaggagaggaaaataaaaagaaggctgAAGTCAGAAAAGAAGTAGCTGAAAAAGAAGTagtcaaaaaatatgaaaaaaaagaaactcagagtATTGTTTAA